Proteins encoded by one window of Candidatus Mesenet endosymbiont of Phosphuga atrata:
- a CDS encoding PD-(D/E)XK nuclease family protein, whose translation MNKNKIFTTNEPFLPALVDYIFAKYELLEIANLKIVVPYKADILILFDAFKKHKKTVILPNVVSFENIDEEYLILNIDKVKVTSPTRRILLLTEFIIKWNRDNKENLPISVVHNLTSLLDELQHNQIPISALNLNDPTEHWQSRFLSEFTQVWGSILQDEIDPLEHKNNYINNIIYSKDEHVIFAGIHPSKICHALIKTIYNLEFGLIVLPNLDLHMKEEEWSRINEEHHQYCLKGLLDYIGASRRDVQHLTAAPKIGNELIEYVFNLSKNLYDFNAKEDSNFEIITCKSQEEEAQVISMIIKNEENVSLFISDGLLSKRVNSLLNEESATDNYYLYITFLLYILDILTSNWGSVELLSLLKHPFIDLGYPKDEYNKILADFEIKILRNLNQLGIEAIKKGIDSYNDSEISSFFSKVELSLTPLISNINNNISEIAKAHVECSQKLSKFLQLGNEISDFMVALIRECEKAEISTLELYQKILNLLLQNKFSSMSNHLHRFSLHKNKVVILTNFNEGHFPPDFQNPLLSPSMRKQIGLSSTQIGYFQYILHNLMHAEKVYITRSVKGISGVNRKPLFLQRLEMLIRKNDNTLSKQPFREWLKLLTKPDFIIPCSRPKPSPSIDVRLKKLQTLSSTAVEKLIRNPYSFYAEYILDLKPLRELNFRPTIMHFGITIHKIFEKYLLSQNNSYEILLNIAHKYMNFPSIQSIWWPKFQKIAKDFFKLDVERRKNSSVVEVEKAFSWPLSEKITIRAKCDRIEHLLDGSIAIIDYKTGSLPTQSDVEMCFSPQLILQAITAMHSMNKEIKELMYWKFDGKQAEIFTIENHKEIVLFLSTNIKGFLSNFLNENVPFTASYSLNLKRSSNYKHLERTEEWL comes from the coding sequence ATGAATAAGAACAAAATTTTTACAACAAACGAACCTTTCTTACCAGCATTGGTAGATTATATATTTGCTAAATACGAGCTGCTGGAGATTGCAAACCTTAAGATAGTTGTACCTTATAAAGCAGATATACTAATACTGTTTGACGCATTTAAAAAACATAAAAAAACTGTTATTTTGCCAAATGTCGTTTCATTTGAAAATATAGATGAGGAGTATCTAATATTAAATATTGATAAGGTAAAAGTTACCTCTCCTACAAGGCGAATTCTTTTACTCACTGAATTTATAATAAAATGGAATAGGGATAATAAAGAAAATTTGCCAATTAGTGTTGTGCATAATCTCACCTCACTGCTAGATGAACTTCAGCATAACCAAATACCAATATCTGCTTTAAATTTAAATGATCCTACTGAGCACTGGCAAAGCAGGTTTTTATCTGAATTCACGCAAGTTTGGGGTAGTATTTTACAAGATGAAATTGATCCCTTAGAGCACAAAAATAACTATATAAATAACATAATATATAGTAAGGATGAGCATGTTATCTTTGCTGGCATCCACCCCTCTAAAATCTGTCATGCCTTAATTAAAACCATCTATAATTTAGAGTTTGGCTTAATTGTGCTGCCAAATTTAGATTTACATATGAAAGAAGAAGAGTGGAGTAGAATAAATGAAGAACATCATCAGTACTGCTTAAAGGGGCTTTTGGACTACATTGGTGCCAGTAGAAGAGACGTACAACACCTTACTGCTGCACCTAAAATAGGCAATGAGTTGATTGAATATGTGTTTAACTTAAGCAAAAATCTATACGATTTCAATGCAAAAGAAGACAGTAATTTTGAAATTATCACTTGTAAATCGCAAGAGGAGGAAGCGCAAGTTATTTCAATGATAATCAAAAATGAAGAAAACGTATCGTTATTTATTAGTGATGGACTATTATCTAAACGTGTTAACTCTTTGCTGAATGAGGAATCAGCTACTGACAATTATTATCTTTATATAACTTTTTTATTATATATTTTAGATATACTTACATCGAATTGGGGTAGTGTAGAGCTACTTTCGTTACTCAAACACCCATTTATTGACCTAGGATATCCTAAAGATGAATACAATAAAATTTTAGCTGATTTTGAAATTAAAATTCTGCGCAATCTTAATCAACTAGGGATTGAAGCAATAAAGAAAGGTATTGATAGTTATAATGATTCAGAAATATCTTCTTTTTTCAGTAAAGTAGAACTGAGTCTTACGCCTTTAATTAGCAATATAAATAATAATATCTCGGAGATAGCAAAAGCTCACGTTGAATGCTCACAGAAATTATCAAAATTTCTGCAGTTAGGTAATGAGATTAGCGATTTCATGGTTGCTCTAATAAGAGAATGTGAAAAAGCAGAAATAAGCACATTAGAGCTATATCAAAAAATACTGAATTTACTTCTGCAAAACAAATTTTCTTCTATGTCAAATCATCTGCATAGATTCAGTTTGCATAAGAATAAAGTTGTAATACTGACAAACTTCAATGAGGGACATTTTCCCCCAGATTTTCAAAATCCATTACTAAGTCCATCTATGCGCAAACAAATAGGGCTGTCTTCTACTCAGATTGGTTATTTTCAATATATTCTTCATAACCTGATGCATGCAGAAAAAGTCTATATTACCAGATCCGTAAAGGGGATAAGTGGAGTAAACAGAAAACCTTTGTTTCTACAACGGTTAGAGATGTTAATAAGAAAAAATGATAATACTTTAAGTAAGCAACCGTTTAGGGAATGGCTCAAGTTATTAACTAAGCCTGATTTTATCATTCCGTGCAGTAGGCCAAAACCTAGCCCATCTATAGATGTTAGATTAAAAAAATTACAAACGCTCTCATCCACTGCGGTAGAGAAGTTAATTCGCAACCCATATTCATTTTACGCTGAATATATCTTAGACCTTAAGCCACTGAGAGAATTAAATTTTAGACCAACGATAATGCATTTTGGCATTACTATTCATAAAATTTTTGAAAAATATCTATTATCTCAAAATAATAGTTATGAGATACTACTCAACATCGCCCATAAATATATGAACTTTCCTAGCATACAGTCGATATGGTGGCCAAAATTTCAAAAAATAGCTAAAGATTTTTTTAAATTAGATGTGGAAAGAAGGAAAAACTCTAGTGTTGTAGAAGTAGAAAAGGCTTTTTCTTGGCCACTGTCTGAAAAAATTACTATCAGAGCAAAATGTGATAGAATAGAACATTTATTAGATGGCAGTATTGCAATTATAGACTATAAAACCGGTTCCCTGCCGACACAAAGCGATGTAGAAATGTGTTTTTCACCACAGCTAATACTTCAAGCTATAACGGCAATGCATTCGATGAATAAGGAAATCAAAGAGCTAATGTACTGGAAGTTTGATGGCAAGCAAGCAGAAATTTTTACTATTGAAAACCATAAAGAAATCGTGCTATTTCTTTCTACTAATATAAAAGGCTTCCTTTCCAACTTCTTAAATGAAAACGTACCATTTACTGCATCTTATAGTTTAAATTTAAAAAGGTCTTCAAACTATAAACATTTAGAACGTACTGAAGAATGGTTATAA
- the cysS gene encoding cysteine--tRNA ligase yields MSLYNTLSNKKETFTPLDPSNIKMYVCGPTVYDWAHIGNARSAVVYDVLFRLLTHTYSNVTYVRNITDIDDKIIDSAKQKKRSIEDITSYYAAAFQQDMDDLNCIKPTFEPRATHNIKEIIDLIERLIKNGNAYIVDQNVYFNIESYSKYGQLSGRKTAELIHGSRVEVETHKKHPGDFILWKPATDVDLELRSFWPSPWGNGRPGWHIECSAMSHSYLGENFDIHGGGADLQFPHHENEIAQSCCAFPGSQFARYWVHNGFVTVDGEKMSKSLGNIVKVRDLLQNGVKGEVIRYTFLKTHYRKPLDWTDETLATSKEALDRFYGVLSNASEIEGGADVAKDITYALKNDLNTPEAVSVLHEMATEINKTHNNKQKVHLTATFLKSANFLGILTHSWQEWFRIYDEETDKLIEQRTQAKKNGDFAAADAIRAELLKKNILLSDQKDGTTKWYRK; encoded by the coding sequence ATTAGCTTATACAATACCCTTAGCAATAAAAAAGAAACTTTCACTCCTTTAGACCCAAGTAATATCAAGATGTACGTATGCGGCCCAACCGTATATGACTGGGCACATATCGGCAATGCTAGATCTGCTGTTGTCTATGATGTGTTGTTTCGGCTACTAACTCATACTTACAGTAACGTCACTTACGTGCGCAATATTACCGACATTGATGACAAAATTATAGATTCCGCAAAGCAAAAAAAGCGTAGCATTGAGGATATAACCTCGTATTATGCCGCAGCGTTTCAGCAAGATATGGACGATTTAAACTGCATAAAACCTACATTTGAGCCGAGGGCAACACATAACATTAAAGAAATCATTGATTTAATAGAGAGGCTAATAAAAAACGGTAATGCTTACATAGTGGATCAGAATGTATATTTTAATATTGAGTCATACTCAAAGTATGGGCAGCTATCTGGACGCAAGACTGCTGAGCTGATACATGGAAGTAGGGTTGAGGTTGAAACCCATAAAAAACATCCGGGAGATTTTATCTTATGGAAACCAGCAACTGATGTTGATCTTGAACTGCGAAGCTTTTGGCCAAGTCCATGGGGCAATGGCAGGCCAGGTTGGCATATAGAGTGTTCAGCTATGAGCCATAGCTATCTTGGAGAAAATTTTGATATTCACGGCGGTGGTGCAGATTTGCAATTTCCTCATCATGAAAATGAAATAGCGCAAAGCTGCTGTGCATTTCCCGGCTCACAATTTGCAAGATATTGGGTGCACAACGGCTTTGTAACTGTGGATGGTGAAAAAATGAGCAAATCTTTGGGCAACATAGTAAAAGTTAGAGATTTATTGCAAAACGGAGTAAAGGGTGAAGTAATTCGCTATACATTCCTTAAAACTCACTATAGAAAGCCTTTAGATTGGACTGACGAAACACTAGCTACTTCTAAAGAAGCCCTAGATAGATTTTACGGCGTCTTAAGTAACGCTTCAGAGATAGAGGGAGGTGCAGATGTTGCTAAAGACATTACTTATGCTTTAAAAAATGATTTAAATACGCCAGAGGCAGTCTCAGTCCTGCATGAGATGGCAACAGAGATCAATAAAACACATAATAATAAACAGAAAGTGCATTTGACTGCTACTTTCCTTAAAAGCGCAAATTTCCTTGGCATCTTAACTCACAGCTGGCAAGAGTGGTTTAGAATTTATGATGAAGAAACAGATAAATTGATAGAGCAAAGAACACAAGCCAAAAAAAATGGTGATTTTGCCGCTGCTGATGCCATACGCGCTGAACTCCTCAAAAAAAACATACTACTATCTGACCAAAAGGATGGCACCACAAAGTGGTATAGGAAGTAA
- a CDS encoding exopolysaccharide biosynthesis protein, translating to MPKKNKTTSDILEEVANTNVQDADKITLFELKTVIHERGFGIFMLIFSLPPFIPVPIPGYTTIFAIPLILFSIQLFIGLDSPWMPKWLERKSIKRSALVFIVEKTSPILKRIEKIMQPRMAFVFCKFGEKFLALIIFLCSISIAVPLPFTHFFPSAGVAFISLGIISKDGLISLFGVVISLIGITITSVVLIAGPKFLIGMFSFLKNFV from the coding sequence TTGCCTAAAAAAAATAAAACAACATCAGACATTCTAGAAGAAGTTGCAAATACTAATGTTCAAGATGCTGATAAAATTACATTATTTGAACTTAAAACCGTGATACATGAACGTGGCTTTGGCATATTCATGTTAATTTTTTCCCTGCCGCCATTTATTCCTGTACCTATTCCTGGTTATACTACTATATTTGCAATACCACTTATTTTGTTTTCAATACAGCTTTTTATTGGGCTTGATTCACCATGGATGCCGAAATGGTTAGAAAGAAAGTCTATTAAGCGCTCAGCACTGGTGTTTATAGTAGAGAAGACCTCTCCTATCCTTAAGAGGATAGAAAAAATTATGCAGCCAAGAATGGCATTTGTTTTTTGCAAATTTGGTGAAAAATTCTTAGCTTTAATTATATTTCTCTGTTCCATATCAATTGCGGTTCCTCTACCATTTACCCATTTTTTTCCATCTGCGGGAGTAGCATTTATTTCCCTTGGAATTATAAGTAAAGATGGGCTTATTTCGCTTTTTGGAGTAGTTATATCGCTTATTGGAATAACTATTACTTCAGTTGTGCTCATAGCCGGGCCTAAATTTTTGATTGGGATGTTTTCTTTTTTAAAAAATTTTGTATGA
- the dusB gene encoding tRNA dihydrouridine synthase DusB has protein sequence MKIGNFILDAPVILAPMSGVTDLPFRSLVKKLGAGLLVSEMIASRAMIMQTKQSLQKAQVDENTSVQLAGCEPEVMAEAAKLNEDMGAKIIDMNFGCPVKKVVNGYAGSALMRDEKKAAEIIEAVVRAVKIPVTLKMRTGWDYEHRNADRLAKTAEELGVQMITIHGRTRAQMYQGKADWQFVKQVKEKVKIPVIVNGDIKTTDDIKQALQDSGADGVMIGRGVYGRPWFINQAINFLIKGIELPEPTAKEKIELIIKHYDDNINYYGEDAGVKISRKHIGWYSSGLIGSAEFRAAINRLTDAKEVRERSIEFFSRVMNFI, from the coding sequence ATGAAAATTGGAAATTTTATACTTGATGCTCCTGTTATTTTAGCACCTATGTCTGGGGTAACTGATCTACCATTTCGTTCTTTAGTTAAAAAATTGGGCGCAGGGCTTTTAGTTTCAGAGATGATAGCAAGCAGGGCAATGATAATGCAAACTAAGCAAAGTCTGCAGAAAGCACAAGTTGATGAAAATACCTCTGTGCAACTTGCAGGATGCGAGCCAGAAGTTATGGCAGAAGCGGCAAAGCTTAATGAGGATATGGGAGCCAAAATTATAGATATGAACTTTGGCTGTCCAGTGAAAAAAGTAGTGAATGGTTATGCAGGATCAGCACTTATGCGTGATGAAAAGAAGGCTGCAGAGATAATTGAGGCAGTGGTTAGAGCTGTTAAAATTCCTGTTACGCTTAAAATGCGCACAGGTTGGGACTACGAGCATCGAAACGCAGATCGCCTAGCTAAAACTGCTGAAGAGCTTGGAGTGCAAATGATTACAATACATGGACGCACAAGAGCTCAAATGTATCAAGGTAAGGCTGACTGGCAATTTGTCAAGCAAGTTAAGGAAAAAGTCAAAATTCCAGTAATAGTAAACGGTGATATTAAAACTACTGATGATATCAAGCAAGCACTGCAAGACTCTGGTGCAGATGGAGTGATGATAGGGCGCGGAGTATACGGTAGGCCGTGGTTTATAAATCAAGCAATAAATTTTTTAATAAAAGGTATAGAATTACCAGAACCGACAGCAAAAGAAAAAATAGAACTAATAATTAAACATTATGATGATAACATTAATTATTATGGAGAGGACGCAGGAGTTAAAATTTCAAGAAAGCATATAGGCTGGTATAGTAGTGGACTTATTGGCTCTGCAGAATTTCGTGCTGCAATCAATCGCTTAACTGATGCAAAAGAAGTAAGAGAGAGATCAATAGAGTTTTTTAGTCGAGTTATGAATTTTATTTAA
- a CDS encoding ferredoxin family protein, translating to MTHFVTEKCIKCKYTDCVEVCPVDCFYEGENMLVIDPDQCIDCGVCIPECPIDAIVTDDGVKDILDRADDLLAKEQRMLKLFYNLNTEYAKKWPNITAKKKEMDTAEEYKNKQDKLDHFIENLQDQEEIENFKSFKKQRI from the coding sequence ATGACGCATTTTGTTACGGAAAAATGCATAAAATGCAAATATACAGATTGTGTTGAAGTTTGCCCTGTTGACTGTTTTTATGAGGGGGAAAATATGTTGGTTATAGATCCAGACCAATGTATTGACTGTGGGGTATGTATCCCAGAGTGCCCAATAGATGCAATTGTTACTGACGATGGAGTAAAAGATATTTTAGACCGAGCTGATGATCTGCTAGCAAAAGAACAAAGAATGCTCAAGTTATTTTATAATCTCAATACTGAGTACGCAAAAAAATGGCCTAATATTACAGCTAAAAAGAAAGAAATGGATACAGCTGAAGAATATAAAAATAAGCAAGATAAATTAGATCATTTTATAGAAAATCTGCAAGATCAAGAGGAAATTGAAAATTTTAAAAGCTTTAAAAAACAACGGATTTAG